One genomic window of Streptococcus mitis includes the following:
- the fmt gene encoding methionyl-tRNA formyltransferase — translation MTKLIFMGTPDFSATVLKGLLTDDRYEILAVVTQPDRAVGRKKVIQETPVKQAAKEAGLPIYQPEKLSGSPEMEAIMKLGADGIVTAAFGQFLPSKLLDSMDFAVNVHASLLPKHRGGAPIHYALIQGDKEAGVTIMEMVKEMDAGDMISRRSIPITDEDNVGTLFEKLALVGRDLLLDTLPAYIAGDIKPEPQYPSQVTFSPNIKPEEEKLDWTKTNRQLFNQIRGMNPWPVAHTFLKGDRFKIYEALPVEGQGNPGEILSIGKKELIVATAEGALSLKQVQPAGKPKMDIASFLNGVGRTLTVGERFGD, via the coding sequence ATGACAAAATTAATCTTTATGGGGACCCCCGACTTTTCAGCAACAGTCTTAAAAGGACTTTTGACAGATGACCGTTACGAAATTCTAGCCGTTGTGACCCAGCCAGACCGTGCTGTAGGACGTAAAAAAGTGATCCAAGAAACCCCAGTCAAGCAGGCTGCTAAAGAAGCGGGTCTTCCAATCTACCAACCTGAAAAATTATCTGGAAGTCCAGAGATGGAAGCTATTATGAAGCTAGGAGCAGATGGAATTGTGACTGCTGCTTTTGGGCAGTTTCTCCCAAGTAAACTCCTTGATAGCATGGACTTTGCGGTCAATGTTCACGCTTCTCTTCTTCCTAAACATCGTGGTGGAGCGCCAATCCATTATGCATTGATTCAAGGGGATAAGGAAGCTGGTGTGACCATTATGGAAATGGTTAAGGAAATGGATGCAGGAGATATGATTTCTCGTCGTAGCATTCCGATCACAGATGAGGACAATGTTGGCACCTTGTTTGAGAAATTAGCTCTTGTTGGTCGCGATTTGCTTTTGGATACTTTGCCTGCCTACATTGCTGGTGACATTAAACCTGAACCGCAGTATCCAAGTCAGGTCACTTTCTCGCCAAATATCAAGCCAGAAGAAGAAAAACTAGATTGGACTAAGACCAATCGTCAACTTTTCAATCAGATCCGTGGAATGAACCCGTGGCCTGTTGCCCATACTTTCCTTAAGGGCGACCGCTTTAAGATTTATGAAGCACTACCAGTAGAAGGTCAGGGAAATCCAGGTGAGATTCTCTCTATTGGCAAGAAAGAATTGATTGTCGCAACGGCAGAAGGGGCTCTATCCCTCAAACAAGTGCAGCCAGCTGGTAAACCTAAGATGGACATTGCTTCCTTCCTCAATGGAGTTGGACGTACATTGACTGTAGGAGAACGATTTGGTGACTAA
- the pknB gene encoding Stk1 family PASTA domain-containing Ser/Thr kinase → MIQIGKIFAGRYRIIKQIGRGGMADVYLAKDLILDGEEVAVKVLRTNYQTDPIAVARFQREARAMADLDHPHIVRITDIGEEEGQQYLAMEYVAGLDLKRYIKEHHPLSNEEAIRIMGQILLAMRLAHTRGIVHRDLKPQNILLTPDGTAKVTDFGIAVAFAETSLTQTNSMLGSVHYLSPEQARGSKATVQSDIYAMGIIFYEMLTGHIPYDGDSAVTIALQHFQKPLPSVIAENPSVPQALENVVIKATAKKLTDRYQSVAEMYVDLSSSLSYNRRNEPKLVFNDTTKADTKTLPKVPQSTLTSIPKTPVQEGRPQPKPQPHQTEKTVPSSKPTKRHRMKARYPILFATFLLVVASLVWILYRTPATIAIPKVAGQTVAEAKEALKKANFEVGEEKSEASDKIEEGRVIRTDPDAGTTRKEGTKINLIVSSGQQSFQLGNYLGRKSSDVVAELKGKKVPENLIKIEEEESNEIEAGTIMKQSLPEGTTYDLSKATQIVLTVAKKVNSISMPSYIGSSREFAVNNLTEIYDIKKANIEVVEVSKAPEGTAEGTVVEQSPKAGEKVDLSTTRVKISIYKPKTPPSSSSSTSVQRGNKGSPTTPNQGNQQGGQQGNQQGTVPTPSQPNSEGNHENSRD, encoded by the coding sequence ATGATCCAAATCGGCAAGATTTTTGCCGGGCGGTATCGGATTATCAAACAAATTGGTCGAGGAGGCATGGCAGATGTCTATTTGGCCAAGGATTTGATTTTGGACGGTGAAGAAGTGGCAGTGAAGGTCCTGAGGACCAACTACCAAACAGATCCTATTGCAGTGGCTCGTTTTCAGCGGGAAGCGAGAGCCATGGCAGATCTGGACCATCCTCATATCGTTCGGATTACAGATATCGGTGAAGAAGAGGGACAACAGTATCTCGCAATGGAATATGTTGCTGGATTAGACCTCAAACGCTATATCAAGGAACATCACCCTCTTTCAAATGAAGAAGCGATTCGAATCATGGGACAAATCCTCTTGGCTATGCGCTTAGCCCATACTCGAGGAATTGTTCACAGGGATTTGAAACCGCAAAATATCCTTTTGACTCCAGATGGGACTGCCAAAGTTACAGACTTTGGGATCGCAGTAGCCTTTGCAGAGACGAGTCTGACTCAGACCAACTCTATGCTGGGCTCGGTTCATTACTTGTCACCAGAGCAGGCGCGTGGTTCTAAAGCGACTGTACAGAGTGATATCTATGCCATGGGGATCATCTTTTATGAGATGTTGACAGGACATATCCCTTACGATGGGGATAGTGCAGTGACCATCGCCCTCCAGCATTTCCAGAAACCATTGCCATCGGTTATAGCTGAGAATCCATCTGTGCCTCAGGCTTTAGAGAATGTTGTCATCAAGGCAACTGCCAAGAAATTGACAGATCGTTATCAGTCAGTTGCAGAGATGTATGTGGACTTGTCTAGTAGTTTGTCTTATAATCGTCGCAATGAGCCTAAATTGGTGTTTAATGATACCACTAAGGCTGACACCAAGACTCTTCCTAAAGTTCCACAAAGTACTCTGACTTCTATTCCTAAAACTCCGGTACAAGAGGGAAGACCTCAACCTAAGCCCCAACCTCATCAGACAGAAAAAACAGTACCTAGTTCAAAGCCAACCAAACGCCATCGCATGAAAGCACGTTATCCAATTTTATTTGCGACCTTCTTGTTGGTTGTGGCATCCTTGGTATGGATTTTATATAGAACGCCCGCTACCATTGCTATTCCAAAGGTGGCAGGTCAGACGGTTGCTGAGGCTAAAGAAGCCCTTAAGAAAGCCAATTTTGAGGTTGGTGAAGAAAAATCAGAGGCTAGTGATAAGATTGAAGAAGGTCGGGTTATTCGGACCGATCCTGACGCTGGTACGACACGCAAAGAAGGAACAAAAATTAATTTGATTGTGTCTTCTGGTCAGCAGTCTTTCCAACTCGGAAATTATCTCGGAAGAAAGTCCAGTGATGTAGTGGCAGAATTGAAGGGCAAGAAGGTTCCAGAAAATCTAATTAAGATTGAGGAAGAAGAATCCAACGAAATCGAAGCCGGTACAATCATGAAACAAAGTTTACCGGAGGGAACAACCTATGATCTTAGCAAGGCAACTCAAATAGTTTTGACAGTCGCTAAGAAGGTAAATTCTATTTCAATGCCAAGCTATATTGGTTCTAGTCGAGAATTTGCAGTCAATAATCTTACAGAGATATATGACATTAAAAAAGCTAATATCGAAGTTGTAGAAGTGTCTAAAGCTCCTGAAGGAACTGCTGAGGGGACTGTTGTAGAGCAAAGTCCAAAAGCAGGAGAAAAAGTAGACTTGAGCACTACTCGTGTTAAAATTTCTATTTATAAACCCAAAACACCACCATCAAGTTCCTCTTCAACGTCAGTTCAACGTGGTAACAAAGGTTCACCTACTACTCCAAATCAAGGGAATCAACAAGGTGGCCAGCAAGGGAATCAACAAGGAACGGTTCCTACTCCGAGTCAACCAAATAGTGAAGGAAACCACGAAAATTCTCGTGATTAA
- the rsmB gene encoding 16S rRNA (cytosine(967)-C(5))-methyltransferase RsmB, whose translation MTKVETARSLALAVLEDVFINQAYSNIALNKHFKGSQLSAADKGLVTELVYGTVARKLTLEWHLSHFIEDRDQLDSWLYVLLLMSAYQLRYLDKIPDHAVVNEAVELAKVRKKGSEKLVNAVLRRILREGWPDIASIKRKNKRDSVAYSLPVWLVSKLKEEYGEERAQAIFESLLVRNKASIRVTDLSRKEEIQVLLEASDSSLSPSGLVKEQGHFAGYDLFSEGAITIQDESSQLVAPTLDLQGDEQVLDACAAPGGKTAHIASYLTTGQVIALDLYDHKLDLIQENAQRLGVAERVQTKKLDARKVHEFFGQNSFDKILVDAPCSGIGLLRRKPDIKYNKETADFASLQEIQLEILGSVCQTLRKGGIITYSTCTIVSEENFQVVQAFLESHPDFEQVKLEHECKDIVKDGCILITPELYGSDGFFISQFRKISD comes from the coding sequence GTGACTAAAGTAGAAACGGCTAGAAGTTTAGCCCTAGCAGTATTAGAGGATGTTTTTATCAATCAAGCATACTCAAATATCGCCTTAAATAAGCATTTCAAGGGAAGTCAACTTTCGGCAGCAGACAAGGGCTTGGTGACCGAGCTGGTCTATGGAACGGTAGCCCGTAAACTGACTCTGGAATGGCACCTATCCCACTTTATCGAAGACAGAGACCAGTTAGATAGTTGGCTTTATGTTCTTCTTCTCATGAGTGCCTACCAACTCCGCTATTTGGACAAGATTCCAGATCATGCTGTGGTCAATGAAGCAGTAGAATTGGCCAAAGTCCGTAAAAAAGGCAGTGAAAAATTGGTCAACGCTGTCCTTCGCCGTATCTTGCGTGAAGGCTGGCCAGATATTGCTAGCATCAAGCGAAAAAACAAGCGTGATTCCGTTGCCTATTCTCTCCCAGTTTGGCTTGTGTCTAAACTTAAGGAAGAATACGGCGAAGAGCGAGCGCAAGCTATTTTTGAAAGTCTTTTGGTGCGCAATAAGGCCAGCATCCGCGTGACTGATTTAAGTCGAAAAGAAGAAATCCAAGTCTTGTTGGAGGCCAGTGATTCATCCTTGTCTCCCTCTGGTCTTGTGAAGGAGCAAGGCCACTTTGCGGGATATGACCTATTTTCAGAGGGAGCCATTACCATCCAAGACGAGTCCAGTCAGCTTGTTGCTCCGACGCTTGATTTACAAGGTGATGAGCAGGTTCTAGATGCTTGTGCAGCTCCAGGTGGAAAAACAGCTCATATAGCCTCTTATCTCACGACAGGTCAGGTAATTGCTCTGGATTTATATGACCACAAGTTGGACTTAATCCAAGAAAATGCCCAACGTCTAGGGGTTGCAGAACGAGTTCAAACGAAAAAATTGGATGCCAGAAAGGTGCATGAGTTTTTTGGTCAGAATTCATTTGATAAGATTTTGGTGGATGCTCCTTGTTCAGGAATCGGTCTTCTGCGTCGCAAACCAGATATCAAATACAACAAAGAAACGGCAGATTTCGCGTCCTTACAGGAAATTCAGCTAGAAATATTAGGTAGTGTTTGTCAAACACTACGCAAAGGTGGTATAATAACTTATAGTACCTGTACTATTGTCTCAGAGGAGAACTTTCAAGTCGTTCAGGCATTTTTAGAAAGTCATCCCGACTTTGAGCAGGTAAAACTAGAACATGAATGTAAGGATATCGTGAAAGATGGTTGTATTCTCATTACACCTGAATTGTATGGAAGTGATGGATTCTTCATCAGTCAATTTCGTAAGATATCGGATTAG
- a CDS encoding primosomal protein N': MVIAKIIVDVPLMQTDQPYSYRIPEEFEGMLEVGMRVHVPFGKGNRLIQGIVLGLESQSDEGEANQDLKDIAEVLDFSPVLTQEQLWLAEELRKSVFSYKISILKAMLPGFLNSSYDKILYPLAGLSHADRERLFGSEDSLAFSSLDIGKQAEMMRLTRKGLLGLEYQAIDQKKVKTQSWYEVDLAQLESVEISARAKKKLELRDYLLSHPESASLASLLESYSREQVNFFVEQGAVTIVQKEVQRSAAYFEGIEASRPLELNPEQRQARDAVVSAIGSHQPPFLLQGITGSGKTEVYLQIIQGALDKGKTAILLVPEISLTPQMTERFIARFGDKVAILHSGLSNGEKYDEWRKVERGDAQVVVGARSAIFAPLKNLGVMIIDEEHEATYKQDSNPRYHAREVAILRSQYNQAALVLGSATPSLESRARAGKGVYQHLRLTQRANPLARIPEVQVVDFRDYIGQNETSNFTPPLLEAIQDRLAKKEQVVLMLNRRGYSSFVMCRECGTVDTCPNCDISLTLHMDTKTMNCHYCGFSKDIPQVCPNCKSRSIRYYGTGTQKAYDELAELFPQARILRMDVDTTRKKGSHQALLDQFGRGEADILLGTQMIAKGLDFPNVTLVGVLNADTALNLPDFRSSERTFQLLTQVAGRAGRAEKAGQVLIQSYNPQHYAIRFAKDQDYEGFYAYEMGIRRQLGYPPYYFTIGITISHKKEEEVVKRAYEVMNILRSGLSETSNILGPTPKPIARTHNLYHYQILIKYRLEDELGLTLNQVLALTQERENSELRLSIDHEPQQFL; this comes from the coding sequence ATGGTGATAGCTAAGATTATCGTAGATGTGCCCTTGATGCAGACGGATCAGCCCTATAGTTACAGGATTCCTGAGGAATTTGAGGGAATGCTGGAAGTTGGGATGCGGGTTCATGTGCCTTTTGGTAAGGGCAATCGCCTGATTCAAGGGATTGTTCTTGGTTTGGAGTCTCAATCAGACGAAGGAGAGGCTAATCAAGATTTAAAAGATATTGCTGAGGTGCTGGATTTTTCTCCTGTTCTCACGCAAGAACAACTCTGGCTGGCTGAGGAGTTACGCAAGTCCGTCTTCTCCTACAAGATCTCCATCCTCAAGGCTATGTTACCGGGATTTCTGAACTCCAGCTATGACAAGATTCTCTATCCTCTGGCAGGTCTGAGTCATGCAGATCGAGAGCGTCTGTTTGGTTCAGAGGATTCGCTTGCCTTTTCTTCTCTAGATATAGGTAAGCAAGCTGAAATGATGCGATTAACTAGAAAAGGCCTGCTTGGTCTAGAATATCAGGCGATTGATCAAAAGAAGGTCAAGACCCAGTCTTGGTATGAGGTAGACCTTGCTCAATTAGAAAGTGTAGAGATTTCTGCACGTGCCAAGAAAAAGTTAGAATTGAGAGACTATTTACTGTCACATCCTGAAAGTGCTTCCTTGGCTAGTTTGTTAGAGTCCTACTCACGGGAGCAAGTCAACTTCTTTGTGGAACAAGGTGCTGTGACCATAGTCCAAAAGGAAGTGCAACGCTCGGCTGCTTATTTTGAAGGCATTGAGGCAAGTCGGCCTTTGGAGTTGAATCCAGAACAAAGGCAGGCGCGTGATGCGGTTGTCAGTGCAATTGGCAGTCATCAGCCTCCCTTCCTCCTTCAAGGGATTACAGGAAGTGGGAAGACCGAGGTTTACTTGCAGATTATCCAAGGGGCTTTGGATAAGGGCAAGACAGCTATTTTGCTGGTACCTGAGATTTCCTTGACTCCTCAGATGACGGAGCGTTTTATCGCTCGTTTTGGGGATAAGGTTGCCATTCTTCACTCTGGCCTGTCTAATGGTGAAAAGTATGATGAATGGCGCAAAGTGGAACGTGGCGATGCCCAAGTTGTTGTTGGTGCTAGATCGGCCATCTTTGCTCCGCTGAAGAATCTAGGTGTTATGATTATCGATGAGGAGCACGAAGCGACTTATAAGCAGGACAGCAATCCCCGTTACCATGCTAGAGAGGTTGCTATTCTAAGGTCCCAGTACAATCAAGCAGCTCTGGTACTTGGTTCAGCAACTCCTAGTCTGGAAAGCCGTGCGCGGGCTGGAAAAGGCGTCTATCAACACTTGCGTCTGACTCAACGCGCCAATCCTTTAGCTAGGATCCCTGAGGTTCAAGTGGTTGATTTTCGTGACTATATCGGACAAAACGAGACGTCAAACTTTACGCCTCCCTTGCTAGAAGCCATTCAAGACCGTCTAGCTAAAAAAGAGCAGGTGGTTCTCATGCTCAATCGCCGTGGTTATTCTAGCTTTGTCATGTGTCGGGAATGTGGGACGGTAGATACTTGTCCCAACTGTGATATTTCCCTGACCTTGCATATGGATACCAAGACCATGAATTGCCATTATTGTGGTTTTTCAAAGGACATACCTCAGGTCTGTCCTAACTGTAAGAGTCGCAGTATTCGTTATTATGGGACAGGAACTCAGAAGGCTTATGACGAGCTGGCAGAACTCTTTCCCCAGGCCCGCATTTTGCGGATGGATGTGGACACGACTCGTAAGAAAGGTAGTCACCAAGCTCTTCTTGACCAGTTTGGACGAGGAGAAGCGGATATCTTGCTAGGAACTCAGATGATTGCTAAGGGATTGGATTTTCCAAATGTGACTTTAGTCGGAGTTCTAAATGCGGATACGGCCTTGAATCTGCCTGATTTCCGTTCTTCTGAGAGAACCTTCCAGCTCTTGACTCAGGTTGCAGGCCGGGCAGGTCGTGCTGAAAAAGCTGGGCAGGTCTTGATTCAGTCTTACAATCCTCAGCACTACGCTATTCGATTTGCAAAGGATCAGGATTACGAAGGTTTTTATGCCTATGAAATGGGAATCAGACGACAACTTGGTTATCCGCCTTACTATTTCACCATTGGCATTACCATTTCTCACAAGAAAGAAGAAGAGGTGGTCAAACGTGCTTATGAAGTTATGAACATTTTGCGGTCAGGATTGTCAGAGACCAGTAACATTCTTGGGCCAACCCCCAAACCGATTGCTCGTACCCACAACCTCTATCATTACCAGATTTTAATTAAATACCGTTTAGAAGATGAGCTGGGGCTAACCCTCAACCAGGTCTTGGCCTTGACTCAAGAGCGGGAAAATAGTGAGCTCCGTCTCAGTATTGACCATGAGCCACAGCAATTTTTATAA
- a CDS encoding hydroxymethylglutaryl-CoA synthase, with product MTIGIDKIGFATSQYVLKLQDLAEARGIDPEKLSKGLLLKELSIAPLTEDIVTLAASASDSILTEQERSEIDMVIVATESGIDQSKAAAVFVHGLLGIQPFARSFEIKEACYGATAALHYAKLHVENSPESKVLVIASDIAKYGIETPGEPTQGAGSVAMLITQNPRIMAFNNDNVAQTRDIMDFWRPNYSTTPYVNGVYSTQQYLDSLKTTWLEYQKRYQLTLDDFAAVCFHLPYPKLALKGLKKIMDKSLPQEKKDLLQKHFDQSILYSQKVGNIYTGSLFLGLLSLLENTDSLKAGDKIALYSYGSGAVAEFFSGELVEGYEAYLDKDRLNKLNQRTALSVADYEKVFFEEVDLDETNSAQFAGYENQDFALVEIVDHQRRYSKVEK from the coding sequence ATGACAATCGGTATTGATAAGATTGGTTTTGCGACCAGTCAATATGTCTTGAAATTACAAGACTTAGCAGAAGCGAGGGGAATTGACCCTGAAAAATTAAGTAAAGGACTCTTACTCAAGGAATTGAGTATTGCGCCTCTAACTGAGGATATCGTGACCTTGGCAGCCAGTGCAAGTGATTCTATTTTAACTGAGCAAGAAAGATCAGAAATTGATATGGTCATTGTGGCTACTGAGTCAGGAATTGACCAGAGTAAAGCTGCGGCCGTCTTTGTGCATGGTTTGCTGGGCATCCAGCCCTTTGCTCGTAGTTTCGAGATTAAAGAAGCCTGCTATGGAGCGACAGCGGCCCTTCATTATGCCAAATTGCATGTGGAAAATTCTCCAGAGTCCAAGGTTTTGGTCATTGCCAGTGATATTGCCAAGTACGGTATTGAAACTCCAGGAGAACCAACTCAGGGTGCTGGCAGTGTGGCCATGTTAATTACACAAAATCCACGCATTATGGCCTTTAATAATGACAATGTGGCTCAGACTCGTGACATCATGGATTTCTGGCGTCCAAATTACTCAACAACCCCTTATGTAAATGGTGTTTATTCTACCCAACAATACTTGGATAGTTTGAAAACGACTTGGCTTGAATACCAAAAACGCTACCAGCTTACCTTAGATGATTTTGCGGCTGTTTGTTTCCACTTGCCCTATCCTAAATTAGCACTAAAAGGCTTGAAAAAAATCATGGATAAGAGCCTGCCTCAAGAGAAAAAAGACCTCTTGCAAAAGCATTTTGACCAGTCTATTCTATACAGTCAAAAGGTGGGGAATATCTACACAGGTTCACTTTTCCTTGGACTCTTGTCTCTCTTGGAAAATACAGATAGCTTGAAGGCTGGCGATAAAATCGCCCTTTATAGTTACGGAAGTGGTGCCGTGGCTGAGTTCTTTAGTGGCGAATTGGTTGAAGGATATGAAGCTTATCTGGATAAAGACCGTTTGAACAAGCTCAACCAACGAACTGCCCTGTCTGTTGCTGACTATGAAAAAGTCTTCTTTGAGGAAGTAGACTTAGATGAAACAAATTCTGCCCAGTTTGCTGGCTATGAAAATCAAGATTTTGCCTTGGTTGAAATTGTTGACCACCAACGCCGTTATAGCAAGGTTGAAAAATAA
- a CDS encoding threonine/serine exporter family protein, which translates to MTLTTFLFQAVASLLAIITFLIVLNVQRSMLLPGGILGMAVWLIYLLLKEPTNVIVATFIAAIIGSCVSQILSILYKTPAVVFILAILAPLVPGYLSYRTTAFFVTGDYSHAIASATLVVMLALVISIGMASGTVILRLYSHLRK; encoded by the coding sequence ATGACACTAACAACCTTTTTATTCCAAGCAGTAGCAAGTCTTCTTGCTATTATCACTTTTTTAATCGTACTCAATGTTCAACGTTCTATGCTCTTACCAGGAGGAATTTTGGGCATGGCTGTCTGGCTGATTTATCTCTTGCTCAAGGAACCGACCAATGTTATTGTGGCTACTTTTATTGCAGCCATTATCGGTTCTTGTGTCAGCCAGATTTTAAGTATTCTTTATAAGACTCCTGCTGTGGTCTTTATCTTGGCCATCTTGGCACCTCTGGTTCCGGGTTATCTCTCCTATCGGACAACTGCCTTTTTTGTGACGGGAGATTACAGTCATGCCATTGCTAGTGCAACCTTGGTTGTTATGTTGGCTTTGGTGATTTCCATTGGAATGGCTAGCGGAACAGTGATTCTCAGACTTTATTCTCACTTACGAAAATAG
- a CDS encoding Stp1/IreP family PP2C-type Ser/Thr phosphatase: protein MEISLLTDVGQKRTNNQDYVNHYVNRAGRTMIILADGMGGHRAGNIASEMAVTDLGVAWVDTQIDTVNEVREWFANNLEIENQRINQLGQNEAYKGMGTTLEAVAIIDNQAIYAHIGDSRIGLIRGEEYHQLTSDHSLVNELLKAGQLTPEEAASHPQKNIITQSIGQKDEIQPDFGMITLEPGDYLLLNSDGLTNMISGSEISDIVTSDISLADKTATLVRFANNAGGLDNITVALIAVNEEATE, encoded by the coding sequence ATGGAAATTTCATTATTAACAGATGTTGGTCAGAAACGAACAAATAACCAAGACTATGTCAACCACTATGTCAATAGAGCTGGACGTACCATGATTATCCTAGCTGATGGTATGGGAGGTCATCGCGCAGGGAATATCGCTAGTGAGATGGCGGTAACAGACCTAGGTGTAGCTTGGGTAGATACTCAAATCGATACAGTTAATGAAGTACGTGAATGGTTTGCTAACAACCTTGAGATTGAAAATCAAAGGATTAACCAATTGGGACAAAATGAAGCCTATAAAGGAATGGGAACAACCCTTGAGGCTGTAGCCATTATTGATAATCAGGCTATCTATGCCCACATTGGGGATTCTCGTATCGGTTTGATTCGTGGAGAAGAATACCACCAGTTAACGAGCGACCATTCTTTGGTCAATGAATTGCTTAAGGCAGGTCAATTGACCCCTGAAGAAGCTGCTAGCCATCCACAGAAAAATATTATTACCCAGTCAATCGGTCAAAAAGACGAAATTCAGCCTGATTTTGGAATGATTACCCTTGAGCCTGGGGACTATCTCTTACTCAATAGTGATGGCTTGACAAATATGATTTCAGGCAGTGAGATTTCTGATATTGTAACCAGCGATATTTCTTTGGCAGATAAAACAGCGACGCTCGTGCGTTTTGCTAACAATGCAGGTGGTTTAGACAACATCACAGTTGCCCTTATTGCTGTTAATGAGGAGGCAACAGAATGA
- the rpoZ gene encoding DNA-directed RNA polymerase subunit omega → MMLKPSIDTLLDKVPSKYSLVILEAKRAHELEAGAPATQGFKSEKSTLRALEEIESGNVTIHPDPEGKREAVRRRIEEEKRRKEEEEKKIKEQIAKEKEDGEKI, encoded by the coding sequence ATGATGTTAAAACCCTCTATTGATACCTTGCTCGACAAGGTTCCTTCAAAATATTCACTCGTAATCTTGGAAGCAAAACGTGCCCACGAATTGGAAGCAGGTGCGCCAGCAACTCAAGGTTTCAAGTCTGAAAAATCAACTCTTCGCGCTTTAGAAGAAATCGAATCAGGAAATGTAACAATTCACCCAGACCCAGAAGGAAAACGTGAAGCAGTGCGTCGCCGTATCGAAGAAGAAAAACGCCGCAAAGAAGAAGAAGAAAAGAAAATCAAAGAGCAAATCGCTAAAGAAAAAGAAGATGGTGAAAAAATTTAA
- a CDS encoding threonine/serine exporter family protein, producing MEESRELNAVIDVIMLAGTILLKSGSEIHRVEDTMIRIAHSQGILDCNVLAMPAAIFFSIENTNISRMKRVTSSSYNIEKVCDVNQISRQLVGGQIDLETAFKQLKALQAQPLPYTKLQVTLAATFSAPFFSIMFSGNIYDALGAGVATLFGFAFSLYVEKFIRIPFVTAFAGAFVFGMIAQFWARYTGFPSTADLIIAGAVMPFVPGIALTNAVRDIMTNHINSGMSKMFESLLITLALGAGTSVALVLMN from the coding sequence ATGGAAGAATCAAGAGAATTAAATGCCGTCATCGATGTGATTATGTTAGCTGGAACCATTCTTCTCAAAAGTGGTTCAGAGATTCATCGTGTAGAAGATACCATGATTCGTATTGCGCATTCGCAGGGAATTTTGGATTGCAATGTTCTTGCCATGCCTGCTGCTATCTTTTTCTCCATTGAAAATACCAATATTTCGCGAATGAAACGCGTGACTTCCTCTTCTTATAACATTGAAAAAGTCTGCGATGTGAATCAGATTTCTCGTCAGTTAGTAGGGGGGCAGATTGATTTAGAGACAGCCTTCAAGCAATTGAAGGCCTTGCAAGCCCAACCTCTTCCCTATACTAAGTTGCAGGTAACTCTGGCTGCGACCTTTAGCGCCCCTTTCTTTTCGATTATGTTTAGTGGAAATATCTACGACGCACTTGGGGCAGGAGTGGCTACCTTGTTTGGTTTTGCCTTTTCCCTCTATGTGGAGAAGTTTATCCGAATTCCCTTTGTGACGGCCTTTGCTGGAGCTTTTGTATTTGGGATGATTGCCCAGTTTTGGGCTCGCTACACAGGTTTTCCTTCAACGGCAGATTTGATTATAGCTGGTGCGGTCATGCCGTTTGTACCAGGGATTGCCTTGACCAATGCGGTTCGTGATATTATGACCAACCACATAAACTCTGGTATGAGTAAGATGTTTGAATCTCTACTCATTACCCTTGCTTTAGGGGCAGGAACTTCTGTCGCCTTGGTATTGATGAATTAA